Proteins co-encoded in one Stomoxys calcitrans chromosome 5, idStoCalc2.1, whole genome shotgun sequence genomic window:
- the LOC131997659 gene encoding uncharacterized histidine-rich protein DDB_G0274557-like: protein MTHGHHHHHHGGHHHHHHGGHHHHHGMTHHHHHHHRHHGGFHHHHHHRRPPAIFIIPTHNTTHGPPRDPVDEQCDCRMCCCTIL from the coding sequence atgactcatggccatcatcatcaccatcatggtggtcatcaccatcaccatcatggtggccatcatcatcaccacGGAATgacacatcatcatcatcaccaccatcGTCACCATGGTGGTTTccatcatcaccaccaccaccgacGTCCACCTGCAATTTTTATCATTCCTACACACAACACAACCCATGGACCGCCACGTGACCCAGTCGATGAGCAATGTGATTGCAGGATGTGTTGCTGTACAATTCTTTAA